Proteins from a single region of Candidatus Latescibacter sp.:
- a CDS encoding ferredoxin — translation MKVFIDANLCISCGLCSDTCPDIFEMGADVAEVIVPIVPADREDCASEAEEDCPTDAITHE, via the coding sequence ATGAAAGTTTTTATCGATGCAAATCTCTGTATTTCCTGTGGTCTCTGTTCGGATACCTGTCCCGATATTTTTGAGATGGGGGCTGATGTCGCAGAAGTGATCGTGCCAATTGTCCCAGCCGACCGTGAAGACTGCGCCAGCGAGGCGGAAGAAGACTGTCCCACCGATGCCATTACTCATGAATAA